A single window of Rhodococcus jostii RHA1 DNA harbors:
- a CDS encoding ABC transporter substrate-binding protein: MKKALIVALTGATLMSLTACGIGKDPLASDDGGSSDGAIVVGSADFPESQLIATIYAEALRANGIDVTEKLNIGSREVYVPAIRDGSIDLLPEYSGALLQYLDSATTATASDEVTEEIKAKLPAGLIALEPSPAEDKDVLAVRQETADEYSLETIEDLVPHADELTLGGPPEWKTRENGVAGLRDKYGLTFKEFLALDAGGPLTLNALLSGQIEVADVFSTDPAMRSENLVALEDTKHLFLAENITPIINENKAGDDVRGVLADVSAALTTDDLIEMNQRVADLEDMGDIAREWLQDKGLAS, encoded by the coding sequence ATGAAGAAGGCATTGATCGTCGCGCTGACCGGCGCCACCCTGATGTCGTTGACGGCATGCGGGATCGGCAAGGACCCGTTGGCATCCGACGACGGCGGAAGCAGCGACGGTGCCATCGTCGTCGGCTCCGCGGACTTCCCCGAAAGCCAGCTGATCGCGACCATCTACGCGGAGGCGCTGCGCGCGAACGGCATCGACGTCACCGAGAAGCTGAACATCGGAAGCCGGGAGGTGTACGTCCCGGCCATCCGTGACGGCTCCATCGACCTGCTGCCCGAGTACTCGGGTGCGTTGCTCCAATACCTCGACAGCGCCACCACCGCGACCGCGTCGGACGAGGTGACCGAGGAGATCAAGGCCAAGCTGCCCGCCGGGCTCATCGCACTGGAACCGTCCCCCGCCGAGGACAAGGACGTGCTCGCGGTGCGACAGGAAACCGCGGACGAGTATTCGCTCGAGACGATCGAGGACCTCGTGCCCCACGCCGACGAGCTGACCCTCGGCGGCCCGCCCGAATGGAAGACCCGGGAGAACGGCGTCGCCGGCCTGCGGGACAAATACGGCCTGACGTTCAAGGAGTTCCTGGCACTCGACGCCGGCGGTCCCCTGACGCTCAACGCCTTGCTGAGCGGTCAGATCGAAGTGGCGGACGTGTTCAGCACCGACCCGGCGATGCGTTCGGAGAACCTCGTGGCACTCGAGGACACCAAACACCTGTTCCTGGCGGAGAACATCACACCGATCATCAACGAGAACAAGGCAGGCGACGATGTCCGCGGCGTCCTGGCCGACGTGTCGGCGGCACTGACCACCGACGATCTCATCGAGATGAACCAGCGGGTGGCCGACCTCGAGGACATGGGCGACATCGCCCGGGAATGGCTGCAGGACAAGGGGCTGGCGTCCTGA
- a CDS encoding nucleoside deaminase — protein sequence MENDVELGHLRRCVELAREAVEAGDEPFGSVLASADGVALAEDRNRVAGGDATRHPEFELARWAAENMPPEERARATVFTSGEHCPMCSAAHGWVGLGRIVYVSSAAQTAQWLAELGVPPAPVRPIPVQDIAPDVEVEGPIPELEEAIHALHRQCHAGA from the coding sequence ATGGAGAACGACGTCGAATTGGGGCATCTGCGGCGGTGCGTGGAGTTGGCACGGGAGGCGGTGGAGGCGGGCGACGAACCGTTCGGCTCCGTCCTCGCCTCCGCGGACGGCGTCGCTCTCGCCGAGGATCGCAACCGGGTCGCCGGCGGCGACGCGACCCGCCACCCCGAGTTCGAGCTCGCCCGGTGGGCAGCGGAGAACATGCCGCCCGAGGAACGCGCGAGAGCCACCGTCTTCACATCGGGCGAACACTGCCCGATGTGTTCCGCCGCGCACGGCTGGGTGGGGCTCGGACGCATCGTCTACGTCAGTTCTGCCGCGCAGACGGCGCAGTGGCTCGCCGAACTGGGTGTCCCGCCGGCACCCGTTCGGCCGATCCCCGTCCAGGACATCGCGCCCGACGTCGAGGTGGAGGGTCCAATTCCCGAACTCGAGGAGGCGATCCACGCACTGCACCGGCAATGTCACGCCGGGGCGTGA
- a CDS encoding EstA family serine hydrolase codes for MTKLGGVCDKRFTALQEALKDNLDSGEELGASIVVTLDGEPVVDMWGGWSDTDHTTEWERDTITNVWSCTKTVTALAALVLADRGLLDVYAPVAKYWPEFAAAGKERVEVRHLLSHTSGVSGWDQPITVEDTYDLAESTKRLAAQAPWWEPGTASGYHALNYGHLIGEVVRRIDGRTLGRFVAEEIAGPLGADFHIGLDPSEFGRVSNVVPPPPLPIDLASLDPASVIVRTFTGPGPDASASWSDEWRKAENGAAGGQGNARSLARIQSVVACGGELDGVRLLSPDTISLIFEEQSNGVDLALGQPIRFGIGYGLPTPVSVPFVPEGRICFWGGWGGSQVVVDTERRMTMTYVMNKMGPGLLGSDRTAQYATATFDALS; via the coding sequence GTGACCAAACTCGGAGGAGTGTGCGACAAGCGCTTCACGGCGTTGCAGGAGGCACTGAAGGACAATCTCGACTCCGGTGAGGAACTCGGCGCGTCGATCGTCGTGACCCTCGACGGAGAGCCGGTGGTCGACATGTGGGGCGGATGGTCCGACACCGATCACACCACCGAATGGGAGCGCGACACCATCACGAACGTGTGGTCGTGCACCAAGACGGTTACCGCGCTCGCCGCATTGGTGCTCGCGGACCGCGGACTGCTGGACGTCTACGCGCCCGTCGCGAAGTACTGGCCGGAATTCGCCGCGGCAGGCAAGGAACGCGTCGAGGTCCGCCATCTCCTGTCACACACGTCGGGTGTGTCGGGGTGGGATCAGCCGATCACGGTCGAGGACACGTACGACCTGGCAGAGTCCACGAAACGGCTTGCCGCCCAGGCGCCGTGGTGGGAGCCGGGCACGGCGTCCGGGTATCACGCGCTGAACTACGGCCATCTGATCGGTGAAGTCGTCCGCCGAATCGACGGGCGCACGCTCGGCCGTTTCGTCGCCGAGGAGATCGCCGGGCCGCTGGGGGCCGACTTCCACATCGGATTGGACCCGTCGGAGTTCGGCCGGGTGTCGAACGTGGTCCCGCCGCCGCCGTTGCCGATCGATCTGGCCTCCCTCGACCCCGCCAGTGTCATCGTCAGGACGTTCACCGGCCCCGGACCGGACGCGTCCGCGTCCTGGTCCGACGAATGGCGCAAGGCGGAGAACGGCGCGGCCGGTGGCCAGGGCAACGCCCGGTCGCTCGCCCGGATCCAGTCCGTCGTGGCCTGCGGGGGAGAACTCGACGGCGTCCGCCTGCTGTCGCCGGACACCATCTCCCTGATCTTCGAGGAGCAGTCGAACGGCGTGGATCTGGCTCTGGGGCAACCGATTCGATTCGGCATCGGGTACGGTCTGCCGACGCCCGTGTCCGTGCCGTTCGTACCCGAGGGACGCATCTGCTTCTGGGGTGGCTGGGGCGGCTCACAGGTCGTCGTCGACACCGAACGCCGGATGACCATGACGTACGTGATGAACAAGATGGGGCCGGGACTTCTCGGCTCCGACCGGACCGCCCAGTATGCGACGGCGACGTTCGATGCGCTGAGCTGA
- a CDS encoding arylsulfatase: MGKPFRGVVNVDIRDSVPDWAPFEPPKAPADAPNVVYIVLDDVGFSAMRCYGGPIETPNIDRIAAKGVRYTQWHTTALCSPTRSCLLTGRNHTRNSMACITEASIGFPNASGTIPPENGMLPEILAERGWNTYMVGKWHLCPTDEMNLAATRRNWPSGRGFERWYGFLGAETNQWYPDLVYDNHPVDQPRSPEEGYHLTEDITDKALEFIKDAKVIAPEKPFFLYYAPGACHAPHHAPKEWIEKFAGKFDMGYDAIREQTLARQKELGIVAADTELPPINPIGTPETRSGPEGEPFPELDYTRPWSTLNDDEKRLFARMAEVYAGFLAHADHHIGRLLDYLEQNDQLDNTVIVVVSDNGASGEGGPNGSVNEMKFANGIPDDLAENLAKLDDLGGPKTYNHYANGWAMAFNTPFKMWKRYEFNGGTADPCIISWPAGTKARDEIRDQYHHAIDVVPTILDILGIDAPETIKGHVQSPFDGVSMRSSIDDKSTSSARKSQFYAMLGSRSIWHEGWKAVTTHPTLAGWGHFNDDEWELYHTDIDRAEVNNLAAKHPDKLREMVNLWFAEAGANAAFPLDDRSGVEIMNTPRPQLTATRNRYVYYPDVAAVSEWQAVNTRGRSFVIGALVDIPAPGAEGVLFAIGSRFGGHALYVKNKRLHYVNNFVGSEEQMIVGSEDIPFGTDLILSASFDKDGQEPTFTTGILSLYHADRKVGEGRIKTQLGAFAIAGAGAYVGRHPGEPITDDYPGESPHRFTGGTINRVAIDVSGEPYLDLEREAALMIMRE; encoded by the coding sequence ATGGGCAAGCCATTTCGGGGTGTCGTCAACGTCGACATTCGCGACTCGGTACCGGACTGGGCCCCCTTCGAGCCACCCAAGGCTCCCGCCGATGCGCCCAACGTCGTCTATATCGTCCTCGATGACGTCGGTTTCTCGGCGATGCGCTGTTATGGCGGGCCGATCGAAACGCCGAACATCGACCGGATCGCCGCCAAGGGTGTTCGCTACACCCAATGGCACACCACGGCGCTGTGCTCACCCACCCGCTCCTGCCTGCTGACGGGACGCAACCACACGCGCAACAGCATGGCCTGCATCACCGAGGCTTCGATCGGATTCCCGAACGCGAGTGGAACGATCCCGCCGGAGAACGGCATGCTCCCGGAGATACTCGCCGAGCGCGGCTGGAACACCTACATGGTGGGCAAATGGCACCTCTGCCCGACCGATGAGATGAATTTGGCCGCCACTCGCCGGAACTGGCCGAGTGGGCGAGGTTTCGAGCGTTGGTACGGCTTCCTCGGCGCGGAGACCAACCAGTGGTATCCGGATCTGGTTTACGACAACCACCCGGTCGATCAGCCGCGTTCACCGGAGGAGGGTTATCACCTCACCGAAGACATCACGGACAAGGCACTCGAGTTCATCAAGGACGCCAAGGTGATCGCGCCGGAGAAGCCGTTCTTCCTCTACTACGCGCCCGGCGCATGTCATGCCCCGCATCACGCCCCGAAGGAATGGATCGAGAAATTCGCGGGCAAATTCGACATGGGCTACGACGCGATCCGTGAACAGACCCTCGCCCGGCAGAAGGAGCTGGGGATCGTCGCCGCGGACACCGAGCTTCCGCCGATCAACCCGATCGGCACCCCCGAAACCCGGTCGGGACCCGAGGGCGAACCGTTCCCCGAACTCGATTACACCCGCCCGTGGAGCACCCTGAACGACGACGAGAAGCGCCTCTTCGCGCGAATGGCCGAGGTCTACGCAGGTTTCCTGGCCCACGCCGATCATCACATCGGGCGTCTGCTCGACTATCTCGAGCAGAACGATCAGTTGGACAACACCGTGATCGTGGTCGTCTCCGACAACGGCGCGAGCGGTGAAGGTGGTCCGAACGGTTCCGTCAACGAGATGAAGTTCGCCAACGGCATCCCGGACGACCTCGCCGAAAACCTCGCGAAGCTCGACGATCTCGGCGGACCCAAGACATATAACCACTACGCCAACGGCTGGGCGATGGCGTTCAACACCCCGTTCAAGATGTGGAAGCGCTACGAGTTCAACGGCGGAACCGCCGACCCCTGCATCATCTCGTGGCCGGCCGGAACCAAGGCCCGGGACGAGATCCGCGACCAGTACCATCACGCGATCGACGTGGTGCCGACGATCCTGGACATCCTCGGGATCGACGCCCCCGAGACGATCAAGGGACACGTCCAGAGCCCGTTCGACGGCGTCAGCATGCGGAGCAGTATCGACGACAAATCCACGTCCTCGGCGCGCAAGTCACAGTTCTACGCGATGCTCGGGTCGCGGTCGATCTGGCACGAAGGCTGGAAAGCCGTCACGACACATCCGACTCTGGCGGGCTGGGGCCACTTCAACGACGACGAATGGGAGCTCTACCACACGGACATCGATCGCGCCGAGGTGAACAACCTGGCTGCGAAGCACCCGGACAAGCTGCGGGAGATGGTGAACCTCTGGTTCGCCGAAGCCGGTGCGAACGCGGCGTTCCCGCTGGACGATCGATCAGGTGTCGAGATCATGAACACGCCCCGACCCCAGCTCACAGCGACGCGGAACCGGTACGTGTACTACCCGGACGTCGCCGCAGTGTCCGAGTGGCAAGCGGTCAACACCCGCGGCCGATCGTTCGTGATCGGTGCGCTCGTCGACATCCCGGCGCCGGGAGCCGAAGGCGTCCTCTTCGCGATCGGATCCCGCTTCGGTGGCCACGCACTGTATGTGAAGAACAAACGGCTGCATTACGTCAACAACTTCGTGGGCAGTGAAGAACAGATGATCGTCGGCTCCGAGGACATCCCCTTCGGAACGGATCTGATCCTGTCTGCCTCGTTCGACAAGGATGGGCAGGAGCCGACGTTCACCACAGGAATTCTGTCGCTGTACCACGCCGACCGAAAGGTCGGAGAGGGGCGAATCAAGACGCAGCTCGGTGCGTTCGCGATCGCGGGTGCCGGGGCGTACGTCGGCCGCCACCCAGGCGAGCCGATCACCGACGACTACCCGGGCGAATCACCCCACCGCTTCACCGGTGGCACGATCAATCGGGTCGCGATCGACGTTAGCGGCGAGCCCTACCTCGATCTCGAGCGGGAAGCCGCCCTGATGATCATGCGGGAGTGA